Proteins encoded within one genomic window of Haladaptatus sp. QDMS2:
- the lpdA gene encoding dihydrolipoyl dehydrogenase — MVVGDIATGTDVLVIGAGPGGYVAAIRAGQLGLDVTMVEKNAYGGTCLNYGCIPSKALISATDVAHNAANAEDMGIHADPVVDMQGMVAWKDGVVDQLTGGVEKLMKANGVNLMQGTAEFAGENTVRVAHGGEGQGSESIEFDSCIIATGSRPFQIPGFEFDGEHVLSSREALALDEIPEKLVVVGAGYIGMELSTVFAKLGTDVTIVEMLDDALPGYETDVARVVKKKAEALGIEFHFGEAAKEWREEADGMTVVTENEDGEQSEFKADKTLVAVGRSPVTDTLNLEAVGLEPNEKGFLETDEQCRTDVGHIYAIGDVACEPMLAHKASKEGHVAAEVIAGEPSALDYQAIPAAVFTDPEIGTVGMTQEEASEAGFDVAVGKFPFTASGRALSTGHTDGFVRVVADEESGFILGAQIVGPEASELIAELALAIEMGATIEDLTATIHTHPTLAEAVMEAAANAKGEAIHTLNR; from the coding sequence ATGGTCGTTGGAGACATCGCAACTGGAACGGACGTATTGGTAATCGGTGCGGGACCAGGCGGCTACGTCGCCGCCATCCGCGCCGGACAGCTCGGCTTAGACGTGACGATGGTCGAGAAGAACGCCTACGGCGGGACCTGCCTGAACTACGGCTGTATCCCCTCGAAGGCGCTCATCTCGGCGACCGACGTCGCGCACAACGCCGCGAACGCAGAGGACATGGGCATTCACGCGGACCCCGTCGTCGATATGCAGGGCATGGTCGCCTGGAAAGACGGCGTCGTCGACCAGCTCACCGGCGGCGTCGAGAAGCTGATGAAAGCAAACGGCGTGAACCTGATGCAGGGCACCGCCGAGTTCGCCGGCGAGAACACCGTCCGCGTCGCCCACGGCGGCGAGGGACAGGGCTCTGAGTCCATCGAATTCGACTCCTGTATCATCGCGACTGGCTCGCGGCCCTTCCAGATTCCGGGCTTCGAGTTCGACGGCGAACACGTGCTCAGTTCGCGCGAGGCACTCGCACTCGACGAGATTCCGGAGAAACTCGTCGTGGTCGGCGCGGGCTACATCGGGATGGAACTTTCGACGGTATTCGCAAAACTCGGCACCGACGTGACAATCGTCGAAATGCTCGACGACGCCCTGCCCGGCTACGAGACAGACGTCGCTCGCGTGGTCAAGAAGAAGGCAGAAGCACTCGGCATCGAGTTCCACTTCGGCGAGGCCGCAAAGGAGTGGCGCGAGGAGGCAGACGGCATGACCGTCGTCACCGAGAACGAGGACGGCGAACAGTCCGAATTCAAGGCCGACAAGACGCTCGTCGCCGTCGGTCGTTCCCCGGTCACCGACACGCTCAACCTCGAAGCCGTCGGCCTCGAACCGAACGAGAAGGGCTTCCTCGAAACCGACGAGCAGTGTCGAACCGACGTGGGCCACATCTACGCCATCGGCGACGTCGCTTGCGAGCCAATGCTCGCCCACAAGGCCTCGAAAGAGGGCCACGTCGCCGCCGAAGTCATCGCCGGCGAGCCATCGGCACTCGACTATCAGGCCATCCCCGCTGCCGTGTTCACCGACCCGGAGATTGGGACGGTCGGCATGACACAGGAGGAGGCGAGCGAAGCAGGCTTCGACGTGGCCGTCGGCAAGTTCCCGTTCACCGCGAGCGGGCGTGCCCTCTCGACGGGACACACCGACGGCTTCGTCCGCGTCGTCGCAGACGAGGAGTCCGGCTTCATCCTCGGCGCGCAAATCGTGGGCCCAGAGGCCTCCGAACTCATCGCCGAACTCGCCCTCGCCATCGAGATGGGCGCGACCATAGAAGACCTGACCGCGACGATTCACACCCACCCGACGCTCGCAGAAGCCGTGATGGAAGCCGCCGCCAACGCGAAAGGCGAGGCTATCCACACGCTGAACCGGTAA
- a CDS encoding Hsp20/alpha crystallin family protein: protein MAMRKYNPFDELEEMFDRMSRQFEDMPRRGMMGMSQIMVDVEERDEDFVLTADLPGFTREDIHLSVLGDRVTIKAEHEESMDEEDTNYVRKERRHRTVRRSLHLPEDVDGDKAKASYKNGVLSVTLPKMEGTSKGKQINID, encoded by the coding sequence ATGGCAATGCGAAAATACAACCCGTTCGACGAGCTCGAAGAGATGTTCGACCGCATGAGCCGCCAGTTCGAGGACATGCCTCGACGCGGCATGATGGGCATGTCCCAGATCATGGTGGACGTAGAGGAGCGCGACGAGGACTTCGTCCTCACCGCGGACCTGCCCGGCTTCACTCGCGAGGACATCCACCTCTCGGTGCTCGGTGACCGCGTCACCATCAAAGCCGAACACGAGGAATCGATGGACGAAGAAGACACGAACTACGTTCGCAAAGAGCGACGCCACCGCACGGTTCGCCGCTCGCTGCACCTTCCAGAGGACGTGGACGGCGACAAGGCCAAAGCGTCCTACAAGAACGGCGTCCTCTCGGTGACGCTGCCGAAGATGGAAGGCACGTCGAAGGGCAAGCAGATTAACATCGACTGA
- a CDS encoding 2-oxo acid dehydrogenase subunit E2 translates to MVYEFKLPDVGEGLTEAEIVNWLVSEGDEVTEDMPVAEAETDKAVVEIPSPVNGTVKEILAEAGEMVPVGNVIITFNVEGEEPAEEETEAAEPAAEAEAEPEADKSAANGESSAKGGRIFAAPSARRLARELGVDIGSVAGSGPSGRVTEQDVRAAAEGGDDGAQAAAEPAAESDAEEPAPAPETTESAGSGGTQQASVSMQKADRDRTLAAPATRKLAADLGVDLNAVPEVEQREGQSFVTADAVQQFAEAQTEAQQADVAALGTTSKEDERVPYRGIRRTIGRQMEKSKYTAPHVTHHDEIDVTELVETRADLKEEAEKRGVKLTYMPFVMKAVVAGLKEFPYMNSMLDDDAEEIVLKKDYNIGIAVATDAGLMVPVVKGVDQKGMLQISTDMNELVGKARDRSIERSDMQGGTFTITNFGAIGGEYATPIINVPEVAILGLGAIKEKPRVVDGEVVPRHVMTISLSIDHRIIDGAVAAQFANTVKNYLENPALLLLE, encoded by the coding sequence ATGGTATACGAATTCAAACTCCCCGACGTCGGGGAAGGACTGACGGAAGCAGAAATCGTAAACTGGCTCGTCTCGGAGGGGGACGAAGTCACCGAAGATATGCCAGTCGCCGAGGCGGAAACTGACAAAGCAGTCGTCGAAATTCCGTCGCCGGTCAACGGCACAGTAAAGGAAATTCTCGCCGAGGCAGGCGAGATGGTTCCAGTTGGCAACGTCATCATCACGTTCAATGTAGAGGGTGAGGAGCCAGCCGAGGAGGAGACAGAAGCAGCGGAACCAGCCGCCGAAGCTGAAGCGGAACCAGAAGCCGACAAGTCCGCCGCGAACGGCGAGTCCTCGGCCAAGGGTGGCCGCATCTTCGCCGCGCCGAGCGCCCGCCGGCTCGCCCGGGAACTGGGCGTGGACATCGGGAGCGTCGCCGGGTCCGGCCCGAGCGGCCGCGTGACCGAACAGGACGTTCGAGCAGCCGCAGAAGGTGGCGACGACGGCGCACAAGCCGCCGCGGAGCCAGCCGCAGAATCCGATGCTGAGGAACCAGCGCCAGCACCCGAGACCACCGAATCGGCAGGCTCGGGTGGCACACAGCAGGCATCCGTCTCGATGCAGAAGGCGGACCGCGACCGGACGCTCGCCGCGCCTGCGACGCGCAAACTTGCCGCTGACCTCGGCGTGGACCTGAACGCCGTGCCCGAGGTCGAACAGCGCGAGGGCCAGTCGTTCGTGACCGCAGACGCCGTCCAGCAGTTCGCCGAGGCGCAGACGGAAGCACAACAGGCCGACGTGGCGGCGCTCGGAACGACCTCGAAAGAGGACGAGCGCGTGCCGTATCGCGGCATTCGACGCACCATCGGTCGGCAGATGGAGAAGTCGAAGTACACCGCCCCGCACGTCACCCACCACGACGAAATCGACGTGACGGAACTCGTCGAAACGCGCGCAGACCTCAAGGAGGAAGCCGAGAAGCGCGGCGTGAAACTCACCTACATGCCGTTCGTGATGAAGGCCGTCGTCGCCGGGCTAAAGGAGTTCCCGTACATGAACTCCATGCTCGACGATGACGCAGAGGAAATCGTCCTCAAGAAGGACTACAACATCGGTATCGCCGTCGCCACGGACGCCGGCCTCATGGTGCCAGTCGTGAAAGGGGTAGACCAGAAGGGGATGCTCCAAATTTCGACGGACATGAACGAACTCGTCGGCAAAGCGCGTGACCGCTCCATCGAGCGCAGCGACATGCAGGGTGGCACGTTCACCATCACGAACTTCGGCGCGATTGGCGGCGAGTACGCGACGCCCATCATCAACGTTCCCGAAGTCGCCATCCTCGGGCTCGGCGCAATCAAGGAAAAGCCACGCGTCGTCGACGGCGAAGTCGTCCCACGGCACGTGATGACGATTTCGCTGTCGATCGACCACCGTATCATCGACGGGGCAGTCGCGGCACAGTTTGCCAACACGGTGAAGAACTATCTCGAAAACCCCGCACTACTACTACTCGAATAA
- a CDS encoding alpha-ketoacid dehydrogenase subunit beta: MSDTQNLTLVQAVRDGLKGEMERDDDVIVMGEDVGKNGGVFRATQGLWDQFGDDRVIDTPLAESGIVGSAIGMAAYGMKPVPEIQFMGFIYPAFDQIVSHAARLRTRSRGRYTCPMVVRAPYGGGIRAPEHHSESKEAFFAHEPGLKVVVPSTPYDTKGLLASAIRDPDPVIFLEPKLIYRAFREEVPDETYTVPLGEAATRREGTDVSVFTWGAMTRPTLKAADELSEEGIDVEVIDLRTLSPLDDDAIIESFKKTGRAAVVHEAPLTGGLGGEIAATIQEEALIYQEAPVKRITGFDTPFPLYALENYYLPQVARIKEGIKEAYEF; the protein is encoded by the coding sequence ATGAGCGACACCCAAAATCTGACGCTTGTACAGGCGGTCCGCGACGGGCTGAAAGGCGAGATGGAACGCGACGACGACGTCATCGTCATGGGCGAAGACGTCGGGAAAAACGGCGGCGTGTTCCGCGCCACGCAGGGCCTCTGGGACCAGTTCGGTGACGACCGCGTCATCGACACGCCGCTCGCAGAGTCCGGCATCGTCGGGTCGGCCATCGGCATGGCCGCTTACGGCATGAAACCGGTTCCAGAAATCCAGTTCATGGGGTTCATCTACCCCGCCTTCGACCAGATCGTGAGCCACGCCGCACGCCTCCGCACCCGGAGTCGCGGGCGCTACACCTGCCCGATGGTGGTTCGCGCCCCGTACGGCGGCGGCATCCGCGCCCCAGAACACCACTCCGAGTCGAAGGAAGCGTTCTTCGCCCACGAACCAGGCCTGAAGGTCGTCGTCCCCTCGACGCCGTACGACACGAAGGGCCTGCTCGCGAGTGCGATTCGCGACCCAGACCCGGTCATCTTCCTCGAACCGAAACTCATCTACCGCGCCTTCCGCGAGGAAGTGCCAGACGAGACGTACACCGTCCCACTCGGTGAAGCCGCGACCCGGCGCGAAGGAACCGACGTCTCCGTGTTCACGTGGGGTGCGATGACACGACCGACGCTCAAGGCCGCAGACGAACTTTCAGAAGAGGGCATCGACGTGGAAGTCATCGACCTCCGCACGCTCTCGCCGCTCGACGACGATGCCATCATCGAGTCGTTCAAGAAGACCGGCCGCGCGGCCGTCGTCCACGAGGCCCCGCTCACGGGCGGTCTCGGCGGCGAAATCGCCGCGACGATTCAGGAGGAAGCCCTCATCTACCAGGAAGCGCCCGTAAAGCGCATCACCGGCTTCGACACGCCGTTCCCACTCTACGCCCTCGAAAACTACTACCTCCCGCAGGTTGCGCGTATTAAAGAGGGCATCAAGGAGGCCTACGAGTTCTAA
- the lipA gene encoding lipoyl synthase has protein sequence MSRVRKPDWLKMRPPSGQQFTKIKQTLREHNLHTVCEEASCPNLGDCWSGRNGPGTATFMLMGDRCSRGCNFCDVQTGGMEPLDEDEPANVAEAIAEIGLDYVVLTSVDRDDLPDQGAGHFAETIREIKRRDPGILVEVLIPDFQGEPELVRKIIDAKPDVIAHNIETCERLQWPVRDKRAAYDQSLSVLEQVADESDIYTKTSIMLGVGEYDHEVYQTLSDLRESDVDIVTLGQYLQPSRRHLDVTEFVHPDRFDVWRQVAEAELGFLYCASGPMVRSSYKAGELFVDAILREGKTIDQAREEARAASNSA, from the coding sequence ATGAGTCGCGTGCGGAAACCTGACTGGCTGAAGATGCGGCCACCATCCGGCCAGCAGTTCACGAAAATCAAACAGACCCTGCGCGAGCACAACCTCCACACCGTGTGTGAGGAGGCCAGTTGCCCGAACCTGGGCGACTGCTGGAGTGGTCGCAACGGGCCGGGCACGGCGACGTTCATGCTGATGGGCGACCGCTGTTCACGGGGCTGTAACTTCTGTGACGTACAGACCGGCGGGATGGAACCGTTAGACGAGGACGAACCCGCGAACGTCGCCGAGGCCATCGCAGAAATCGGCCTCGATTACGTCGTCCTCACGTCCGTCGACCGCGACGACCTGCCCGACCAGGGAGCGGGCCACTTCGCCGAGACCATCCGCGAAATCAAGCGCCGCGACCCAGGCATCCTCGTGGAAGTGCTGATTCCTGACTTCCAGGGCGAACCCGAACTCGTTCGGAAAATTATCGACGCCAAGCCCGACGTCATCGCCCACAACATCGAGACGTGCGAGCGCCTCCAGTGGCCGGTTCGTGACAAGCGGGCGGCCTACGACCAGAGCCTTTCGGTGCTCGAACAGGTGGCAGACGAATCCGACATCTACACCAAGACGAGCATCATGCTCGGCGTCGGCGAGTACGACCACGAGGTGTACCAGACGCTCTCCGACCTCCGGGAATCCGACGTGGACATCGTCACCCTCGGCCAGTACCTCCAGCCGTCGCGTCGCCACCTCGACGTGACCGAGTTCGTCCACCCCGACCGCTTCGACGTCTGGCGACAGGTGGCGGAAGCGGAACTCGGTTTCCTCTACTGTGCGAGCGGGCCGATGGTTCGCTCGTCGTACAAGGCCGGTGAACTGTTCGTCGATGCGATTCTCCGCGAAGGCAAGACCATAGACCAGGCCCGCGAGGAAGCGCGGGCCGCGTCCAATTCGGCCTGA
- the leuS gene encoding leucine--tRNA ligase: protein MDYDPRTVEGKWREQWAEAGLYEATPDDREEATFITVPYPYPSGGMHIGHARTYTVPDVYARFRRQQGDNVLFPIAWHVTGTPIIGAVERLKKGEEKQLSVLRDTYNVPEETLKDLETPMGFARYFIEEHYKKNMKALGLSVDWRREFTTNDERYSKFITWQYETLRERGLLEKGLHPVKFCTNEMNPVTTHDLLEGENAEFQEYTLVKFEQGDTVLPMATLRPETVYGVTNAYVQPDGEYRRATVDGEEWVVSAEAVEKLRLQERDVEVVEELTGEDLVGTRVTNPVTDEDVLILPADFVDTDNATGVVMSVPAHSPDDWVALAEAKADTERMEAFGIDPAEVQAIEPRAILTVEDYGEFPAKDAVEAHGITSPDDPALEKATKEVYNREFHAGKLNDMYGEYAGEIVEHVREDLKADYQSRGAFDAMYEFSEEVICRCGGEVEVAKQDTWFLRYNDEDWKQKTKETIANLDAIPESTREQYLHTVDWLNEWPCIRNYGLGTRLPWDKDFVIEPLSDSTIYMAYYTIAHRIDDVPTEDLTPEFFDTLLLGEGDDETALDLREEWDYWYPVDYRCSGNDLISNHLTFYLFHHAELFEPPKQPQGITIMGMGLLEGDKMSSSKGHVVLPADAIEKYGADTVRLFLLNSAEPWQDYDWRADQVESTRNQLDRFWSRAQDIIEGDEGEKDLKHIDTWLLAKLQDTIQTTTDALSNFETRTASQAAFYSFEESLRWYRRRADLDRPGAKWTLRKVLETRLRLLAPIIPFATNELHEQLTGKSVEESPWPEVEAEFVSTETEVREQLVERLTDDIQDIINVTDSSPETIRIYTAADWKYTVFDTVVETGTNVGQVMGTVMQNEELREKGNQVNDLVQSLVEVVRGRDDDVLDAMAELDETDVYEDAARFFSAEFDANIEIYREGEAAVDPADKARLAEPFRPAIHLE from the coding sequence ATGGATTACGACCCCCGCACAGTCGAGGGGAAGTGGCGCGAGCAGTGGGCCGAGGCGGGCCTGTACGAAGCCACCCCTGACGACCGAGAGGAGGCGACGTTCATCACGGTGCCGTATCCGTATCCGAGCGGCGGGATGCACATCGGACACGCCCGGACCTACACCGTCCCGGACGTGTACGCCCGGTTCCGACGCCAGCAGGGCGACAACGTGCTGTTCCCCATCGCGTGGCACGTCACGGGCACGCCCATCATCGGTGCCGTCGAGCGGTTGAAGAAGGGCGAGGAGAAGCAACTGTCCGTCCTACGCGACACCTACAACGTCCCCGAGGAGACGTTGAAAGATTTGGAGACGCCGATGGGCTTTGCCCGCTACTTCATCGAAGAGCACTACAAGAAGAACATGAAGGCACTCGGCCTGTCGGTCGACTGGCGTCGTGAGTTCACGACGAACGACGAGCGCTACTCGAAGTTCATCACCTGGCAGTACGAGACGCTGCGCGAGCGCGGCCTGCTGGAGAAGGGCCTGCACCCGGTCAAGTTCTGTACGAACGAGATGAACCCGGTGACGACTCACGACCTGCTAGAGGGCGAAAACGCCGAGTTCCAGGAGTACACGCTGGTCAAGTTCGAGCAGGGCGATACCGTCCTGCCGATGGCGACGCTGCGTCCGGAGACGGTGTACGGCGTCACGAACGCTTACGTCCAGCCAGACGGCGAGTACCGTCGGGCGACGGTCGACGGCGAGGAGTGGGTCGTCTCCGCCGAGGCTGTCGAGAAGCTGCGCTTACAGGAGCGCGACGTAGAGGTCGTCGAAGAGCTGACGGGCGAGGACCTGGTCGGAACGCGCGTCACGAACCCCGTGACCGACGAGGACGTGCTCATCCTGCCCGCCGACTTCGTGGACACGGACAACGCGACGGGCGTCGTCATGTCCGTGCCGGCTCACAGCCCGGACGACTGGGTGGCGCTAGCGGAGGCGAAAGCCGACACAGAACGCATGGAAGCGTTCGGCATCGACCCCGCGGAAGTGCAGGCAATCGAGCCACGCGCAATCCTGACCGTCGAAGATTACGGCGAGTTCCCGGCGAAGGACGCCGTCGAAGCTCACGGTATCACGTCTCCGGACGACCCGGCACTGGAAAAGGCCACCAAGGAGGTCTACAACCGCGAGTTCCACGCCGGGAAGCTGAACGACATGTACGGTGAGTACGCCGGCGAAATCGTCGAACACGTCCGCGAGGACCTGAAGGCCGACTACCAGAGTCGTGGGGCCTTCGACGCGATGTACGAGTTCTCAGAGGAGGTTATCTGTCGTTGTGGCGGCGAAGTCGAAGTCGCGAAACAGGACACGTGGTTCCTGCGCTACAACGACGAAGACTGGAAGCAAAAGACCAAGGAGACCATCGCGAATCTGGACGCGATTCCGGAGAGCACCCGCGAGCAGTACCTGCACACGGTCGATTGGCTGAACGAGTGGCCGTGTATCCGCAATTACGGACTGGGAACCCGCCTGCCGTGGGACAAAGACTTCGTCATCGAGCCGCTGTCGGACTCGACCATCTACATGGCGTACTACACCATCGCCCATCGCATCGATGACGTGCCGACGGAGGACCTCACGCCCGAGTTCTTCGACACGCTATTGCTGGGTGAAGGTGACGACGAGACGGCACTCGACCTGCGCGAAGAGTGGGACTATTGGTACCCGGTGGACTACCGCTGTTCGGGCAACGACCTGATTTCGAACCACCTGACGTTCTACCTGTTCCACCACGCAGAGCTGTTCGAGCCGCCAAAACAGCCACAGGGCATCACCATCATGGGGATGGGCCTGCTCGAAGGCGACAAGATGTCCTCATCGAAGGGGCACGTCGTCCTGCCAGCAGACGCCATCGAGAAGTACGGCGCGGACACCGTCCGCCTGTTCTTGCTGAACTCAGCCGAACCGTGGCAGGACTACGACTGGCGAGCAGACCAGGTGGAGTCCACCCGCAACCAGTTAGACCGCTTCTGGTCTCGCGCCCAGGACATCATCGAGGGCGACGAAGGCGAGAAAGACCTGAAGCACATCGACACGTGGCTGCTGGCGAAACTGCAGGACACCATCCAGACGACGACCGACGCCCTCTCGAACTTCGAGACGCGAACGGCGAGTCAGGCAGCGTTCTACAGCTTCGAAGAGAGTCTACGCTGGTATCGCCGCCGCGCCGACTTAGACCGGCCGGGCGCGAAGTGGACGCTGCGCAAGGTGCTGGAGACGCGCCTGCGCTTGCTGGCTCCCATCATTCCGTTCGCGACGAACGAACTGCACGAGCAACTGACCGGGAAGTCGGTCGAGGAGTCGCCGTGGCCCGAGGTCGAAGCCGAGTTCGTGAGCACGGAGACGGAAGTGCGCGAACAGTTGGTCGAGCGTCTGACCGACGACATCCAGGACATCATCAACGTCACCGACTCCAGCCCGGAGACGATTCGCATCTACACCGCCGCAGACTGGAAGTACACCGTCTTCGACACCGTCGTCGAAACCGGCACGAACGTCGGACAGGTGATGGGCACAGTTATGCAGAACGAGGAACTGCGCGAGAAAGGCAACCAGGTGAACGACCTGGTCCAGAGCCTCGTCGAGGTCGTCCGCGGGCGCGACGACGACGTCCTCGACGCGATGGCTGAACTGGACGAGACGGACGTCTACGAGGACGCCGCCCGCTTCTTCAGCGCGGAGTTCGACGCGAACATCGAGATCTACCGCGAGGGCGAAGCCGCCGTCGACCCCGCAGACAAGGCTCGCCTCGCAGAGCCATTCCGGCCAGCGATTCACCTAGAATAA
- the pdhA gene encoding pyruvate dehydrogenase (acetyl-transferring) E1 component subunit alpha: MSTLQRDPSDQVQILDEDGNVLEGATVPDLDDDTLVDMYRNMMLARRFDQRAVSLQRQGRMGTYPPLSGQEGAQIGSIMALEEEDWMFPSYREHGAALIRGLPLKQTLLYWMGHEEGNRPPDDVNIFTASVPIATQVLHATGAAWASKLKGEKKAFICYFGDGATSEGDFHEGLNFAGVFDTPNVFFCNNNQWAISVPRERQTAAKTIAQKAVAYGFEGVQVDGMDPLAVYQVTKDAVDKAKDPQGELRPTLIEAVQYRFGAHTTADDPTVYRDDDEVERWKQKDPIPRLEKFLRSQGLLDDEKVEAIEQSIEDDVAEAIAEAEAVERPSPDEIFAHVFEEMPDRVRRQWEEFEQLRERYGDEQLLEE, from the coding sequence GTGAGTACGCTTCAGCGTGACCCAAGCGACCAGGTACAGATTCTCGACGAAGATGGGAACGTCTTAGAAGGTGCAACCGTCCCCGACCTCGACGACGACACGCTCGTGGACATGTATCGGAACATGATGCTCGCTCGTCGCTTCGACCAGCGGGCGGTCAGCCTCCAGCGCCAGGGCCGGATGGGGACCTATCCACCACTCTCGGGTCAGGAGGGTGCACAGATTGGCAGCATCATGGCCCTCGAAGAAGAGGACTGGATGTTCCCCTCCTACCGCGAACACGGGGCCGCCCTCATTCGTGGCCTGCCACTCAAACAGACGCTGCTCTACTGGATGGGCCACGAGGAGGGCAACCGCCCGCCAGACGACGTGAACATCTTCACGGCCTCCGTCCCAATCGCGACGCAGGTGCTCCACGCCACGGGTGCGGCGTGGGCCTCGAAACTCAAGGGGGAAAAGAAGGCGTTCATCTGCTACTTCGGTGACGGCGCGACCAGCGAGGGCGACTTCCACGAGGGACTCAACTTCGCGGGCGTCTTCGACACGCCGAACGTCTTCTTCTGTAACAACAACCAGTGGGCCATCTCCGTGCCTCGCGAACGACAGACCGCCGCGAAAACCATCGCCCAGAAGGCCGTCGCCTACGGCTTCGAGGGCGTGCAGGTAGACGGGATGGACCCACTCGCGGTCTATCAGGTCACCAAAGACGCCGTGGACAAGGCCAAAGACCCGCAGGGCGAACTTCGTCCGACGCTCATCGAGGCCGTCCAGTATCGCTTCGGGGCGCACACGACGGCGGACGACCCGACCGTCTACCGCGACGACGACGAGGTCGAACGCTGGAAGCAGAAGGACCCGATTCCGCGCTTAGAGAAGTTCCTCCGCAGTCAGGGCCTGCTCGACGACGAGAAAGTCGAGGCCATCGAACAGTCCATCGAGGACGACGTCGCCGAGGCAATCGCCGAGGCGGAGGCCGTCGAGCGGCCATCGCCCGACGAAATCTTCGCACACGTCTTCGAAGAGATGCCCGACCGCGTCCGCAGACAGTGGGAGGAGTTCGAACAGCTCCGCGAACGGTACGGCGACGAACAACTTCTGGAGGAATAA
- a CDS encoding ornithine cyclodeaminase family protein has translation METLLLNREAVDENTQMSELIQAIEDAFAAYERGDAQMPAKSYIDLPQYNGDFRSMPAYIKADGWDAAGIKWVNVHPDNRDKFGLPTVMGTMVYSDPENAFPLAIMDGTELTMKRTGAAAAVATDHLAVEDATSMGLVGAGVQSYTQLEAISEIRDIETVIISDLDEEAVADFIDAFDDRFDVRAGSIEEAAKCDILSTVTPVESPIVSREAVGEHTHINAMGADAEGKHELADEILLDSKLVIDDYDQTTHSGEINVPFHEGVLTDEDIYGQIGEIVVGKKEGRTDADGLTVFDSTGLAIQDVAAAHVVYEHADENNNGYPFDLIGTSLR, from the coding sequence ATGGAAACCTTGCTGCTCAATCGGGAGGCAGTCGACGAAAACACGCAGATGTCGGAACTCATCCAGGCCATCGAGGATGCCTTCGCGGCCTACGAGCGCGGCGACGCGCAGATGCCCGCGAAGTCCTACATCGACCTGCCACAGTACAACGGTGACTTCCGGTCGATGCCCGCCTACATCAAGGCAGACGGCTGGGACGCAGCCGGCATCAAGTGGGTCAACGTCCACCCGGACAACCGCGACAAGTTCGGCCTGCCGACGGTCATGGGCACGATGGTCTACTCGGACCCGGAGAACGCCTTCCCGCTCGCCATCATGGACGGGACGGAACTCACGATGAAGCGCACGGGCGCGGCCGCCGCCGTCGCCACCGACCACCTCGCCGTCGAAGACGCGACCTCCATGGGCCTCGTCGGCGCGGGCGTCCAGTCGTACACGCAACTCGAAGCCATCAGCGAGATTCGCGACATCGAGACGGTCATCATCTCGGACTTAGACGAAGAAGCCGTCGCCGACTTCATCGACGCCTTCGACGACCGCTTCGACGTTCGCGCAGGCTCCATCGAGGAGGCCGCGAAGTGTGACATTCTCTCGACGGTCACGCCCGTCGAATCCCCAATCGTTTCCCGCGAAGCTGTTGGCGAGCACACCCACATCAACGCGATGGGTGCGGACGCAGAAGGAAAACACGAACTCGCAGACGAGATTCTGCTCGACTCGAAACTCGTCATCGACGACTACGACCAGACGACCCACTCGGGCGAAATCAATGTCCCGTTCCACGAGGGCGTCCTCACGGACGAGGACATCTACGGCCAGATTGGCGAAATCGTCGTCGGCAAAAAGGAAGGCCGCACTGACGCAGACGGCCTCACCGTCTTCGACTCCACGGGCCTCGCGATTCAGGACGTCGCCGCCGCACACGTCGTCTACGAACACGCAGACGAGAACAACAACGGCTATCCGTTCGACCTCATCGGCACGTCGCTTCGATAA